The genomic stretch GGCCCTGAGTGTGGAACACAGGAGGGCCTCAAGGCTGCCCCGGGTCCAGGCCCTGGCCCAATCCCAGCCCCTATCCCAGGCCCAGCCCAGATCCCAGGCCCAGTCCCAGGCCCAGCCCCGAATTTAGGCCCAATGTCAGGCCCACTCTCAGTCTCCATCCCAGGTCCAATACCAGCCCCCATCTCTGGCCCAGGCCCAATCCCAGACCCAGTCCTAGGCGGAACCCtgatgccaggcccaggatcactcccaaccccagccccaggcGCCTTGTGGCCTCAGAGCCCCTATGCCTCCAACTTGTCGCCAGACACCCAGTTATACCCTGACTTCACCAAGCTGCTCCCGCTCCTAGACCCGTTCGAGGAATCCTCACTCTCCACCACGATGTCTCAGTACAAAGAGGAGGATGGCTTTGTGGAGAAAAATCACTCAGTCCCCAGGTCATTACTGGATTTATAGGGTGCCTGTGCCTGCAAAGTTCTTCAGATCCCAGAGGGCCTGGAGTGGCTGATCTACACTGCTGGTGACTTTCTGCAGTGAATGCATCACCCTTTACCCACCCtgctgcaggtggacatttgctGTCTTCACTGTGCAGCCATCACAGGTGGCTCTGCTGTGAATGTGCCTGCCTGTCATTTGAATTGAGCCTG from Pan paniscus chromosome 20, NHGRI_mPanPan1-v2.0_pri, whole genome shotgun sequence encodes the following:
- the TPRX2 gene encoding tetrapeptide repeat homeobox protein 2 isoform X1, with amino-acid sequence MQDPGHLQGPPLALDPPRRQRQERTVYTESQQKVLEFYFQKDQYPNYDQRLNLAEMLSLREQQLQVWFKNRRAKLARERRLQQQPQRVPGRRGRGARAAPLVPAAAASFPGGPEFPQGRGSWISPQPGPWGVLPAAEPKIYSLPRTWGGPECGTQEGLKAAPGPGPGPIPAPIPGPAQIPGPVPGPAPNLGPMSGPLSVSIPGPIPAPISGPGPIPDPVLGGTLMPGPGSLPTPAPGALWPQSPYASNLSPDTQLYPDFTKLLPLLDPFEESSLSTTMSQYKEEDGFVEKNHSVPRSLLDL